From a single Bryobacter aggregatus MPL3 genomic region:
- the gspD gene encoding type II secretion system secretin GspD yields the protein MRLQIAFLISLILSAQQPPAAQTPAPQTPAAPAPVATAPQSAPAAPAAGNLTLNLPGASLTEVIDQLARVLKINYILDPRVKGNVTIQTYGEIKSTDVRSLLDTILRINGFAMVQVGDIFRIVPTTEVARLPMEPQINAESKDLGNEERMVLNLVFLKYTTASEMVNLLKPFIGEGGNLTIYEPANMLLLLDNARNMKRTMDLVSLFDSDTLAKQRIRLFELSNARPSDMANDLSTIFKGLSLTSKSGGVQFLPIDRLNILAAVAPNPGIFAEVETWIAKFDIPVKAAVGGIDNFVYRVKYGRADSLALAVTMLYASQQDNPQAMMTTMMMMMMLIGMTSQLSQMSNNGGGATAGNGGVTGMGGGVGGGGMGSFPGMGMGMGMGMGMYGMPGMGMYGMPGMGGMYGANGIQPNNAAFSGNTAGVVKPGDATGTFVGQQQGQNGPAIRVPKIVPNPFDNTLLMQCTQQEYEQIARLLNRLDVAPRQVLIEARVYEVNLTGAFASGVQAFLERRGGSNGTSGDTFKRLVGASSGSGLNLTAGLLVGQSRELLGVLTASEDERRVRVINAPKLIATDNIAASINVGTQVPTLTSQAVSSVQQGGSNLFTNQVSSRNAGVNLSVTARVLPSGIVTLLINQEVSSPVAPAANAAIQSPSFSQRSVQTQVTVQDGDTIAIGGIMTESDTFSTAGVPGLHKLPYIGGAFGSRSKSKERTELVIFMTPRVIYDTPEIVEASEELRSGFKRLHKIMKDR from the coding sequence ATGCGGCTCCAAATCGCCTTTCTCATCTCGCTGATTCTGTCAGCGCAACAGCCTCCTGCGGCCCAAACTCCAGCTCCCCAGACTCCGGCTGCTCCGGCTCCCGTTGCTACCGCGCCTCAATCCGCTCCGGCAGCCCCCGCCGCCGGTAACCTGACGCTGAATCTGCCGGGGGCCTCGCTCACCGAAGTCATCGATCAACTGGCCCGGGTGCTCAAGATCAACTACATCCTCGATCCGCGGGTTAAAGGGAATGTCACGATCCAGACCTATGGCGAAATCAAATCGACCGATGTGCGCTCGCTTCTCGATACGATTCTGCGGATCAATGGCTTCGCCATGGTGCAGGTTGGCGATATTTTCCGGATTGTTCCCACTACAGAAGTGGCCCGTCTCCCAATGGAACCGCAAATCAATGCGGAGTCCAAGGATCTTGGCAATGAAGAGCGTATGGTGCTCAATCTGGTCTTCCTCAAGTACACTACTGCCTCTGAAATGGTCAATTTGCTGAAGCCTTTCATAGGTGAAGGCGGGAATCTCACAATCTACGAGCCCGCCAACATGCTGTTGTTGCTCGACAACGCGCGCAATATGAAGCGCACCATGGATCTTGTCAGTCTTTTTGACTCCGACACGCTGGCCAAACAGCGGATCCGGCTTTTTGAACTGTCGAATGCCCGGCCTTCCGACATGGCGAATGACCTGTCCACCATCTTTAAGGGCCTATCCTTGACGAGCAAGTCAGGTGGTGTTCAATTTCTTCCGATTGACCGGTTGAACATCCTGGCGGCAGTGGCTCCGAACCCGGGGATTTTTGCGGAGGTCGAGACCTGGATTGCGAAGTTTGACATTCCGGTCAAAGCCGCGGTTGGGGGAATCGATAATTTTGTCTATCGGGTCAAGTACGGTCGTGCCGACTCCCTTGCGCTTGCGGTGACCATGCTCTACGCCAGCCAGCAGGATAATCCGCAGGCCATGATGACGACCATGATGATGATGATGATGCTCATCGGCATGACGAGCCAGCTCTCGCAGATGTCCAATAATGGAGGCGGTGCGACGGCTGGTAATGGTGGTGTGACGGGGATGGGCGGTGGAGTGGGTGGTGGCGGCATGGGATCTTTCCCTGGAATGGGCATGGGCATGGGCATGGGGATGGGCATGTATGGAATGCCTGGCATGGGAATGTATGGCATGCCGGGGATGGGGGGGATGTACGGCGCCAACGGGATCCAACCGAACAATGCCGCCTTCTCCGGCAATACTGCCGGAGTCGTCAAGCCTGGCGATGCGACGGGAACCTTTGTCGGCCAGCAGCAAGGACAGAATGGCCCTGCCATTCGTGTCCCAAAGATCGTCCCGAATCCCTTTGACAACACTTTGCTGATGCAATGCACGCAGCAGGAGTATGAACAGATTGCCCGTCTCCTCAACCGGCTCGATGTGGCGCCGCGGCAGGTGCTGATCGAAGCACGGGTTTATGAGGTCAATCTGACAGGAGCATTCGCCAGTGGGGTTCAGGCCTTTTTAGAGCGTCGCGGCGGATCGAACGGAACCTCTGGTGACACCTTCAAGCGACTGGTGGGGGCATCTAGCGGCTCTGGTTTGAATCTTACGGCAGGGCTTCTGGTGGGGCAGTCCCGGGAATTGCTCGGGGTGCTGACCGCCTCTGAGGATGAGCGCCGCGTCCGTGTCATCAATGCGCCCAAATTAATCGCGACCGACAACATCGCTGCCTCGATCAACGTCGGAACACAGGTGCCAACCCTGACCTCACAGGCGGTCTCCAGTGTCCAGCAGGGGGGCAGCAACCTGTTTACGAATCAGGTTTCGAGCCGCAATGCCGGTGTCAATCTGAGTGTCACGGCTCGCGTACTGCCAAGCGGAATCGTGACGCTGCTGATCAACCAGGAAGTGAGTTCCCCGGTTGCTCCTGCCGCGAACGCGGCTATTCAATCACCCTCCTTCTCGCAACGGAGCGTCCAGACTCAGGTCACCGTCCAGGATGGGGATACGATCGCGATTGGCGGCATCATGACGGAGTCTGACACCTTTTCGACGGCTGGCGTTCCTGGCTTGCATAAGCTCCCGTATATTGGAGGAGCTTTCGGCAGTCGTTCGAAGTCAAAAGAGCGTACGGAACTGGTCATTTTCATGACGCCGCGCGTGATCTATGACACTCCCGAGATCGTTGAGGCCAGCGAAGAGCTGCGGTCTGGCTTTAAGCGGCTGCACAAGATCATGAAGGACCGGTAA
- the gspM gene encoding type II secretion system protein GspM — MNLSDREQRLVKMLIPSVIICAFVYFWPEGTATPSAPLVADTAASIELAQARLAKARLTAAQVPSKEAIQKKLDGELASWEKRLIQADTPAQAQAQLLQIFRRIARLQGNTVEMRGSDLGSVQPVNSYAQIAMTVSFDCQIEGLVNLLSDIASQPEFLSWRDLYVSSPDSKLKRISVSMTFIGLAPAKLIPKPTGVPRG, encoded by the coding sequence ATGAATCTTTCTGATCGCGAGCAACGGCTCGTGAAGATGCTGATCCCCAGCGTCATCATCTGCGCTTTTGTTTATTTCTGGCCCGAAGGGACTGCCACTCCATCGGCCCCGCTGGTTGCGGATACCGCCGCGAGCATTGAGCTCGCGCAAGCGCGTCTTGCCAAGGCCCGTCTCACGGCGGCGCAGGTTCCTTCAAAGGAAGCAATCCAGAAGAAGCTGGACGGGGAGCTCGCCAGTTGGGAAAAACGGCTCATTCAAGCTGATACCCCAGCGCAGGCTCAGGCCCAGTTGCTCCAGATTTTCAGGCGGATTGCTCGCCTCCAGGGCAATACCGTTGAGATGCGTGGTTCGGATCTTGGATCGGTACAGCCTGTGAATTCTTATGCCCAGATTGCGATGACCGTAAGCTTCGATTGTCAGATTGAAGGCCTGGTGAATTTGTTGTCGGATATCGCCTCCCAGCCCGAGTTCTTATCCTGGCGCGACCTGTACGTCTCGAGCCCTGATTCGAAGCTGAAGCGCATCAGCGTCTCGATGACCTTTATTGGCTTGGCTCCAGCCAAGTTAATTCCGAAACCGACAGGAGTACCCCGCGGATGA
- a CDS encoding PilN domain-containing protein — MTTETPLVAAETPHRVEIPFLRKWRSFGTGLGVEIGPENLSATLTAVRPNGIRVLDTLEILRYRERPAAEWGADFQAFLTKNRIRHLSATVVLPPADALSRSLPVPGVPEKELAAAVRYQLDGLHPFQEDEAEHSFSRLEAPHQSMLSVAIARTAVIQEYATIFDEAGIAVRAFLTPAAAIYSALRVLQLPPAEQFLAIHEEERGVLLYAETPTHPIYCVPFAQDPNRAIGLASAQIRLPEEAPVTRLASLLPHTEKLQLTTPLAYAASLAGALPSQALGINLLPLERRKTTSPLRYVPTVILLVLLMCIGVSIAYLRDYEDRKLLTRLDGEISKYSPALARVKALDTQIAGTQKRLDFLRDLASHPRQDLDSLRELTRIIPSSAYVNRMELTRLGLGLNGEIDQSAELLKLLDSSPLFKDAEFTSSPGRSQAGKEVFNIRAKRELPAPAAVPVSPAPGQAPAQPPVLPNVAPPPPLPAGLGGSK; from the coding sequence ATGACCACGGAAACTCCTCTGGTCGCCGCGGAAACTCCGCATCGCGTGGAAATCCCTTTCCTGCGCAAGTGGCGCAGCTTTGGTACCGGTCTAGGCGTTGAGATTGGACCGGAGAACTTAAGCGCTACGCTCACGGCGGTACGCCCGAACGGAATCCGGGTACTCGATACGCTGGAGATCCTGCGTTATCGCGAGCGCCCTGCCGCGGAATGGGGCGCTGATTTTCAGGCGTTTCTGACAAAGAATCGCATCCGCCATCTCTCGGCGACTGTTGTTCTTCCGCCAGCAGACGCCCTTTCGCGGTCTTTGCCGGTTCCAGGCGTTCCGGAGAAGGAGCTGGCTGCAGCGGTGCGCTACCAGTTGGACGGGTTGCATCCTTTTCAGGAAGACGAAGCCGAACACTCCTTTAGCCGTCTTGAGGCGCCGCATCAGTCGATGCTCTCGGTCGCCATTGCCCGCACTGCCGTGATCCAGGAGTACGCGACCATTTTCGATGAAGCCGGAATCGCAGTGCGTGCGTTCCTCACTCCGGCGGCGGCCATCTATTCTGCCTTACGGGTGTTACAGTTGCCCCCGGCAGAGCAGTTTCTCGCTATTCACGAAGAGGAGAGGGGCGTCTTGCTCTATGCCGAGACCCCCACACACCCGATCTATTGCGTCCCGTTTGCGCAGGACCCCAATCGTGCGATTGGTCTCGCCTCGGCGCAGATCCGCTTGCCGGAGGAGGCTCCGGTCACCCGTTTGGCTTCGTTGCTCCCTCATACCGAGAAGCTGCAACTCACCACGCCGCTCGCTTATGCCGCCTCCCTGGCCGGCGCTTTGCCCAGCCAAGCTCTCGGCATCAATCTGCTTCCGCTAGAGCGCCGCAAGACCACCTCGCCGCTGCGCTACGTACCAACCGTGATCCTCCTGGTGCTGTTGATGTGTATCGGCGTCTCGATTGCGTATCTGCGCGACTACGAAGATCGGAAGCTCCTGACGCGCCTCGATGGGGAGATTTCCAAATACTCTCCCGCGCTGGCCCGGGTGAAGGCTCTTGACACGCAGATTGCCGGGACGCAGAAGCGGTTGGATTTCCTGCGTGATCTGGCCAGCCACCCGCGCCAGGATCTTGATTCCTTGCGGGAACTGACGCGGATCATTCCGTCTTCCGCGTATGTAAATCGCATGGAATTGACGCGGTTAGGGTTAGGGCTCAATGGGGAAATCGATCAGTCTGCAGAGTTGCTAAAGCTGCTTGATTCTTCGCCGCTCTTCAAAGACGCTGAATTTACCTCATCGCCTGGCCGTAGCCAGGCCGGTAAAGAGGTCTTCAACATTCGAGCGAAGCGGGAGCTGCCGGCACCGGCTGCCGTTCCGGTTTCACCTGCACCTGGGCAAGCCCCGGCACAACCGCCGGTCCTGCCGAATGTCGCGCCGCCACCCCCTCTTCCTGCCGGACTCGGAGGCTCGAAATGA
- a CDS encoding type II secretion system protein GspK, with protein MIPIAKKKTQGTALLAVLWLTAALSTIAFSVADTVRAETERGIAAQESLRAYYLARGAVERTYFEIRNPVGDAGGSFTDRFAARRRMYLQEPTGDVLIELLSEHGKLPMRGLSPQLLLRLLRSFGESENDASAIVQKAFSATPPTMASTGQNSGAASAFRPAIASMENVEELLLVPGITSELVYGRYVRLPDGRLVNAGGLADCLSPYIKDAGPLDLYSVHPSLLEANGVSPETAREFAEIRRQAFQPLPALQSWLQRHPIQVRNDLGEVFQIRATARVRLPNGMLSETRRTVSLVLQFTQVHPRFMFINPWSQLRWYDRAFSDIAASDAVWNNTPLPKALPR; from the coding sequence ATGATCCCAATCGCTAAGAAAAAGACCCAGGGGACTGCGTTGCTCGCAGTGCTCTGGCTGACTGCTGCTCTGTCGACCATCGCCTTCTCGGTGGCTGATACGGTGCGTGCGGAAACCGAGCGCGGGATCGCCGCCCAGGAAAGCCTGCGCGCCTACTATCTGGCCCGCGGCGCGGTTGAGCGAACCTATTTTGAGATTCGAAATCCCGTTGGTGACGCTGGCGGGTCCTTTACCGACCGCTTTGCCGCCCGGCGCCGGATGTATTTGCAAGAGCCGACGGGCGATGTTCTGATCGAACTCCTGTCGGAGCATGGGAAGCTCCCGATGCGCGGCCTGTCGCCCCAACTCTTGTTACGATTGCTGCGCAGCTTTGGGGAGTCGGAAAACGATGCCTCCGCGATTGTACAGAAAGCCTTTTCGGCAACGCCGCCCACGATGGCGAGTACAGGACAAAATTCCGGGGCGGCTTCGGCTTTTCGTCCCGCCATCGCGTCTATGGAAAATGTCGAAGAGCTGCTTCTAGTGCCTGGTATCACTTCAGAACTCGTATATGGACGCTATGTCCGCCTGCCCGATGGCCGTCTGGTCAACGCTGGCGGACTCGCCGATTGCCTGTCCCCTTATATTAAGGACGCCGGTCCACTCGATCTGTACTCCGTGCACCCCAGTTTGCTGGAGGCCAACGGGGTGTCGCCGGAGACGGCCCGGGAGTTTGCGGAGATTCGCCGTCAAGCCTTCCAGCCACTCCCGGCGCTACAGTCTTGGCTGCAACGGCATCCGATCCAGGTTCGCAATGATCTGGGAGAGGTCTTCCAGATTCGGGCCACGGCCCGGGTCCGTCTGCCCAACGGCATGCTCTCCGAAACCCGGCGCACTGTGTCGCTTGTTTTGCAATTCACTCAGGTTCACCCACGCTTCATGTTCATCAATCCCTGGTCGCAGCTCCGCTGGTACGACCGTGCTTTTAGCGATATCGCCGCGTCCGATGCGGTCTGGAACAATACCCCGCTCCCGAAAGCGCTTCCCCGATGA
- a CDS encoding PulJ/GspJ family protein gives MRRRSRQAGMTLIELLIAVTLFAAISASIGVVLRIAFTSMDKIDSKVDLTRRVISSQRAIDQILSGMVPVVTPCGPMAFGFSGSATAARFVSSFSLTEGSRGRLQIVELFSAPNPKGGVRLLLNEYPYLGKRSLTAVCAAPATVRESSFILADRLASCQFAFRHTERESGMERWAPAWFFPDWPTAIRIEMVPLEIIPNQIQPTTVITPLLVRNTNADDPNR, from the coding sequence ATGAGGCGCAGAAGCCGGCAAGCGGGGATGACGCTGATCGAATTGCTGATCGCGGTGACGCTCTTTGCGGCGATCTCGGCCAGTATTGGCGTAGTGCTTCGGATTGCGTTTACCTCCATGGACAAAATCGACTCGAAGGTCGACCTCACGCGGCGTGTGATTTCGTCACAGCGGGCGATTGACCAGATTTTGAGTGGAATGGTCCCCGTGGTGACTCCCTGTGGGCCGATGGCTTTTGGCTTTTCGGGAAGTGCAACTGCGGCGCGCTTTGTATCCTCGTTTTCGTTGACGGAAGGCTCCCGGGGCCGCCTGCAGATTGTCGAACTCTTTAGCGCTCCCAATCCCAAGGGCGGCGTGCGTCTTCTGTTAAATGAGTACCCTTATCTCGGAAAGCGAAGCTTGACAGCGGTCTGCGCTGCTCCGGCTACGGTGCGCGAGTCCTCGTTCATTCTGGCGGACCGGTTGGCGAGTTGCCAATTTGCCTTCCGCCATACGGAACGCGAATCCGGCATGGAGCGCTGGGCTCCAGCCTGGTTTTTCCCGGATTGGCCGACGGCGATCCGGATTGAGATGGTGCCGCTCGAAATCATTCCCAATCAGATTCAGCCGACCACCGTGATTACACCGCTTCTGGTGCGCAATACAAATGCCGATGATCCCAATCGCTAA
- a CDS encoding type IV pilus modification PilV family protein, which yields MRNRSQRGFTLLEVLVATVILAVAVSALLSNLSVSTANLFRSNDMDRLTYLAKRKMDELSTSRGLPRNTPIEGSFPSNDPKIPAGGWRAVLVPFGVPSQTSQEHLERVRLESWLQVGTKRRTLVLETYRSVAGY from the coding sequence ATGCGAAATAGATCGCAGCGTGGGTTCACGCTCCTCGAAGTTCTGGTGGCGACGGTGATTCTGGCCGTAGCGGTGTCGGCATTGTTGTCGAACCTTTCGGTATCAACGGCAAATCTCTTCCGTTCCAACGACATGGATCGTCTCACGTATCTGGCAAAGCGCAAGATGGATGAACTCAGCACCTCGCGCGGGCTGCCACGGAATACCCCCATCGAGGGGAGCTTCCCTTCGAACGATCCCAAAATACCGGCAGGGGGCTGGCGCGCCGTGTTGGTGCCTTTTGGCGTGCCGTCGCAGACCTCGCAGGAGCATCTGGAGCGAGTCCGCCTCGAATCCTGGCTCCAGGTCGGGACGAAGCGCCGCACCCTGGTTCTGGAAACTTATCGCAGCGTGGCAGGTTACTAG
- a CDS encoding prepilin-type N-terminal cleavage/methylation domain-containing protein, translating to MKPRSAQSGMTLIETMVVVAIIAVMAGMAFPSFTAGLDGLRLRSASSTVASALNIAITTADRRQLPVQLAIQPAQNRIVLRVADSKRDQIFEIPAGIRIRRILPALFLDEEKKDRYLLVYPNGAPPQLIVELENPRGSIRQIKLDPITGIAQVFAQTAPEVAHAK from the coding sequence ATGAAGCCGCGTAGTGCCCAGTCTGGAATGACGCTCATCGAGACCATGGTTGTGGTGGCGATCATCGCTGTCATGGCCGGGATGGCTTTTCCATCTTTCACCGCTGGGCTGGATGGTTTGCGCCTCCGGAGCGCCTCGTCGACTGTTGCTTCCGCGCTGAATATTGCAATTACGACTGCCGATCGCCGCCAGTTGCCCGTGCAACTGGCGATCCAGCCCGCGCAGAATCGCATTGTGCTGCGGGTTGCCGATTCCAAACGCGATCAGATTTTTGAGATCCCGGCCGGAATTCGCATCCGCCGCATTCTCCCGGCCCTTTTTCTCGATGAAGAAAAAAAAGACCGCTATCTCCTGGTCTACCCAAATGGAGCTCCGCCGCAGTTGATTGTCGAACTGGAGAATCCTCGTGGCTCCATCCGCCAGATCAAGCTGGATCCGATTACCGGGATCGCCCAGGTCTTTGCGCAAACCGCGCCGGAAGTGGCCCATGCGAAATAG
- the gspG gene encoding type II secretion system major pseudopilin GspG, which yields MIKPTRRRLSRQAGVTLIEMLVVVTIIALFASIVGPRLFKAADSSKVTAARTQIISFNQALLLYKNSTGNFPSSEQGLKALRTKPADVANWDGPYLNADVPLDPWGREFIYKMPGELPDEPEIISLGADGVPGGTGINADISSVRSH from the coding sequence ATGATCAAACCCACTCGCCGCCGCCTGTCCCGTCAAGCCGGTGTGACTCTCATCGAAATGCTCGTCGTCGTGACGATCATTGCGCTCTTCGCCTCCATCGTCGGTCCCCGGCTGTTCAAAGCTGCTGACAGTTCGAAGGTCACCGCCGCCCGGACACAGATCATCAGCTTCAATCAGGCGCTGCTGCTCTATAAGAACTCCACCGGAAACTTTCCGAGTTCCGAGCAAGGCCTGAAGGCTCTCCGCACCAAGCCGGCCGACGTGGCCAATTGGGACGGCCCCTATCTCAACGCCGATGTACCGCTCGACCCCTGGGGCAGGGAATTCATTTATAAGATGCCGGGTGAGCTGCCTGATGAGCCTGAGATCATTTCGCTCGGTGCGGATGGGGTTCCCGGCGGCACGGGCATCAATGCCGACATCAGTTCCGTACGCTCGCACTAA
- a CDS encoding type II secretion system F family protein — translation MTTFQFRAVTSDGKARSGSYTAASEKLVAIELRRQGLTPTYIGLEKPSGFELKLPEFGGKKRRDVLFFTQELATLLSSSVPVDRALSIVSELTERQEFRSVVLDILRMLKGGKSLADSIATHPSYFSELYINMVRAGEASGSLATVFQRLSHFERNRDELRGYIISSMMYPLLLGLTGLGAIVVLMYFVVPRFATIFEGGRMQIPLPTLIMLRTSEFLQAWGWLLGIVVAAALVSFLSYIGTKDGRWWWDDFRLRIPLLGDALRKAETARFARAMSTLVSNTVPLVQSLQIAGGTLANLRMARSLETVAQGVKRGEGISVPLRRSGQFPPLASHLLSVGEETGKLDEMFTRMADIYEADTRDAVKRFTSLFEPLLILTMGIIVGALILSMLLAITSINEVAI, via the coding sequence ATGACGACATTCCAATTCCGTGCGGTGACCAGTGATGGTAAGGCTCGCAGTGGCAGCTATACGGCTGCGAGTGAAAAACTGGTTGCGATCGAGCTGCGCCGCCAAGGGCTCACTCCCACCTACATCGGTCTGGAGAAGCCAAGCGGCTTTGAGCTGAAGCTCCCGGAATTCGGTGGCAAGAAGCGCCGGGATGTCCTCTTCTTTACGCAGGAGCTGGCAACCTTGCTCTCCTCGAGCGTCCCTGTGGACCGGGCGCTCTCTATCGTCAGTGAATTGACGGAACGGCAGGAGTTTCGCTCCGTCGTTCTCGACATTTTGCGAATGCTGAAGGGCGGTAAATCGCTCGCCGATTCCATTGCCACGCATCCCAGTTATTTTTCTGAACTCTATATCAACATGGTGCGAGCGGGCGAAGCCTCTGGCTCTCTGGCCACCGTGTTTCAGCGCCTGTCTCACTTTGAGCGCAATCGCGACGAACTCCGCGGATACATCATCAGCTCGATGATGTATCCGTTATTGCTTGGACTGACGGGCCTCGGTGCGATTGTCGTGCTGATGTACTTTGTCGTGCCGCGCTTTGCCACGATCTTTGAAGGGGGCCGGATGCAGATTCCGCTTCCCACCCTGATCATGCTGCGCACCAGCGAGTTTCTCCAGGCCTGGGGCTGGCTGTTGGGGATTGTCGTGGCGGCGGCGCTGGTCAGCTTTCTGAGCTATATCGGTACGAAGGACGGCCGCTGGTGGTGGGATGATTTCCGCCTCCGGATTCCTCTGCTTGGCGATGCATTGCGTAAGGCCGAGACGGCCCGTTTTGCGCGGGCGATGTCCACTCTTGTTTCAAATACCGTTCCGCTGGTGCAATCGCTGCAGATTGCCGGCGGGACTCTCGCCAATCTGCGCATGGCCCGTTCGCTGGAAACCGTGGCGCAAGGCGTCAAGCGCGGCGAAGGGATTTCTGTACCGTTGCGCCGCTCCGGTCAGTTTCCGCCGCTCGCGTCGCATCTGCTCAGCGTTGGGGAAGAGACCGGCAAGTTGGACGAGATGTTCACCCGCATGGCCGACATCTATGAAGCGGACACCCGGGACGCGGTGAAGCGTTTCACCTCCCTGTTCGAACCCTTGCTCATCCTCACGATGGGCATCATTGTAGGAGCGCTGATCCTCAGCATGCTTCTCGCTATCACCAGCATCAACGAGGTTGCAATTTAA
- a CDS encoding GspE/PulE family protein, which translates to MHAPAKLGERLVARQLISSDELEQALELQKERNEKLGKILVDLGFIAQRDVLAELSAQLGVALVAVDAPPATAPELESLSPRFLRQSKIFPYAFEGSSLTLAMADPLDFEVISAVSNFTGLTILPVLANESEIVDAIERHYSEGRRAENTDDFGNPDAAEDLEHLRDMASEAPVIRLVNAMIATAVEGRASDIHIEPFEKDFRIRFRIDGVLLNQEPPPKEMKAAIISRLKLMAKLNIAERRLPQDGRIKIKTLGREVDLRVSTLPTLYGESVVMRILDRSATGFYDLTSLGFDTQMLNLMEQFTEMPHGIFLVTGPTGSGKSTTLYSALKRANKTSRKIITIEDPVEYQMDGINQIHVNPAIGLTFAAGLRHIVRQDPDVIMIGEIRDRETADIAIRAALTGHFVYSTLHTNDAPSAITRLTDMGVENYLLTSSIVAILAQRLVRRICPQCKQQVGTTTSFDGTTVPVFKGSGCENCLNTGYRGRIAIFELMQLNEEIRRLIMKNEDASILTEAARRNGMRNLREDGWHKIAIGMTTPDEVIRVTQEF; encoded by the coding sequence ATGCATGCCCCTGCAAAGCTCGGCGAGCGCCTGGTCGCCCGCCAACTCATCTCCAGTGACGAACTGGAACAGGCTCTGGAACTCCAGAAAGAACGCAACGAGAAGCTCGGCAAGATTCTGGTCGACCTCGGCTTTATTGCCCAACGCGATGTTCTGGCGGAGCTGAGTGCGCAACTCGGCGTTGCGCTGGTGGCCGTGGACGCGCCGCCAGCGACCGCGCCGGAGCTGGAAAGCTTATCGCCGCGTTTCCTGCGGCAGTCGAAGATCTTCCCCTACGCCTTTGAGGGCTCGTCGCTGACTCTCGCAATGGCGGATCCGCTCGACTTTGAAGTGATCTCCGCCGTCTCGAACTTCACCGGGCTGACCATCCTTCCGGTACTGGCCAATGAGTCCGAGATTGTCGATGCGATCGAGCGCCATTACAGCGAAGGCCGGCGCGCCGAGAATACGGACGATTTTGGCAATCCCGATGCTGCCGAAGATCTCGAGCACCTGCGTGACATGGCGTCCGAGGCGCCGGTCATCCGTCTGGTGAACGCGATGATCGCCACTGCCGTCGAAGGCCGGGCGAGCGACATCCACATCGAACCGTTTGAGAAGGATTTCCGCATCCGCTTCCGCATTGATGGGGTCTTGCTGAACCAGGAGCCGCCGCCAAAAGAAATGAAGGCGGCGATCATCTCCCGCCTGAAGCTGATGGCAAAGTTGAACATCGCCGAACGCCGCCTGCCGCAGGACGGCCGTATCAAGATCAAGACTCTCGGCCGTGAAGTCGATTTGCGCGTCTCGACCCTGCCGACCCTCTATGGCGAAAGCGTCGTCATGCGTATTCTGGACCGCTCGGCGACCGGCTTTTACGATCTCACCAGCCTCGGCTTCGATACGCAGATGCTGAATCTGATGGAGCAGTTCACCGAGATGCCGCACGGCATCTTCCTCGTCACCGGACCCACCGGTAGCGGCAAGTCGACCACGCTCTATTCCGCCCTCAAGCGTGCGAACAAGACCAGCCGCAAGATCATCACGATTGAAGACCCGGTGGAATACCAGATGGACGGCATCAACCAGATTCATGTGAATCCGGCCATCGGTCTCACTTTTGCCGCCGGTCTGCGGCACATTGTCCGGCAGGATCCCGATGTCATCATGATTGGCGAAATTCGCGATCGTGAGACGGCGGACATCGCCATTCGCGCTGCCTTGACGGGCCACTTTGTGTACTCGACGCTCCACACCAACGACGCGCCGAGTGCGATCACCCGTCTGACGGACATGGGCGTCGAGAACTACCTGCTCACCTCGTCGATTGTGGCGATCCTTGCCCAACGGCTGGTGCGCCGCATCTGCCCGCAATGCAAACAACAGGTGGGAACCACCACTTCGTTTGACGGCACAACGGTTCCGGTGTTCAAGGGCTCCGGCTGTGAGAACTGCTTGAATACTGGCTATCGCGGTCGAATCGCGATTTTCGAGCTGATGCAGCTCAACGAAGAGATCCGCCGTCTGATCATGAAGAACGAAGACGCGAGCATCCTCACGGAAGCGGCCCGTCGCAATGGAATGAGGAATCTCCGCGAAGACGGATGGCACAAAATTGCAATCGGCATGACAACGCCGGATGAAGTCATCCGCGTCACGCAGGAATTCTAA